One stretch of Heptranchias perlo isolate sHepPer1 chromosome 29, sHepPer1.hap1, whole genome shotgun sequence DNA includes these proteins:
- the LOC137299357 gene encoding zona pellucida sperm-binding protein 4-like, with the protein MDHWVLSLWLLAGLSLLRAHPLLLGDDVCPTEPGWRFDCGHPGINSTECTAQGCCFDPRSSNVHPCFYSLRNSPVCTADGQFILVISTNLTHPALNLSSVYVKDGQEAECRPKLTTAQLVIFRFPITSCGSTKREENGSLVYETDVLGKRQILTGKRGSITRDSTFSLHVQCKYKGWQETGLQINVTVYTVSPPPPASEEGILQLELRIAKGGDYRSWYVDSEYPIQSILQDPVFVEVRVQDRTDPMIVLRLHDCWATPVPAPNHEVQWSLLVDGCPYEGDDDQTLLHPVDMFSGLTFPTHHKRFEVKTFVFLDGDSAQPLTGQVYLHCTAEVCSPSAQDDCTSKCGTKRRRSTDDHEGTLVSAPGPIIFLKDENHQSKKLLEENDGAGSPSRVLRGAGVGFVVVLLSLLVVMVAVYRMKKPRAVPSQCNEIEL; encoded by the exons ATGGATCATTGGGTGCTTTCTCTCTGGCTCTTGGCCGGGCTCTCCTTACTCCGAGCCCACCCACTGCTCCTGGGAGATGATGTTTGTCCAACAGAGCCAGGCTGGAGATTTGACTGCGGCCACCCAGGGATTAACAGCACCGAGTGCACCGCTCAGGGTTGTTGCTTTGACCCGCGGAGCTCCAATGTCCATCCCTGCTTCTACAGTCTGAGGAACAGCCCAG TGTGTACAGCAGATGGCCAGTTCATCCTAGTGATCTCCACGAACCTGACCCATCCTGCCCTCAACCTGTCATCTGTGTATGTGAAAGATGGACAAGAAGCGGAGTGCAGGCCTAAACTGACCACTGCCCAACTTGTGATCTTCCGCTTCCCGATTACCTCTTGTGGCTCGACCAAGCGG GAGGAGAATGGAAGCTTGGTGTATGAAACGGATGTGTTGGGCAAGAGGCAGATTCTGACTGGGAAACGGGGCTCGATAACCCGggacagcaccttcag CCTGCATGTCCAGTGCAAGTACAAGGGGTGGCAAGAGACCGGCCTGCAAATCAATGTCACAGTTTACACTGtttctccaccacctcctgcttctgaGGAGGGGATTCTGCAACTGGAACTGAGAATTGCAAAAG GTGGTGACTACAGATCCTGGTATGTGGATAGTGAGTACCCCATTCAGAGTATCCTTCAGGACCCAGTGTTTGTGGAGGTTCGTGTCCAGGACCGCACTGACCCAATGATTGTCCTGAGGTTGCATGACTGCTGGGCGACTCCTGTCCCAGCCCCGAACCATGAGGTGCAATGGAGTCTACTGGTGGATGG GTGCCCCTATGAGGGTGATGACGACCAGACCCTCCTACACCCAGTGGACATGTTTTCTGGCCTGACGTTCCCAACCCATCACAAGCGGTTTGAAGTGAAGACTTTTGTTTTCCTGGATGGAGACTCGGCCCAGCCTCTAACTGGACAG GTTTACTTGCACTGCACTGCTGAGGTTTGCTCTCCCTCTGCTCAGGATGACTGTACATCCAAATGTGGCACAA AGAGACGCAGGAGTACAGATGACCACGAGGGAACCTTGGTGAGCGCTCCTGGTCCCATCATTTTTCTGAAAGATGAGAATCACCAGTCTAAGAAGCTGCTTGAAGAGAATG ACGGTGCTGGGTCTCCTTCTCGGGTTCTGCGTGGAGCAGGCGTTGGCTTTGTGGTGGTGTTGCTGTCCctgttggtggtgatggttgcAGTTTACAGGATGAAGAAACCAAGAGCTGTCCCTTCTCAATGTAATGAGATTGAACTGTAG